The DNA segment CGCGGCCCCAGCGCCGGGGAATCGCGTTGCCCGCGACCAGCGATTCCACGTCGGCCACGTTACCGCAGCCGCAGGTTGCGTCCTGCGGGCCATCGCTGGAAAAGCTGTGCCCCGCGTGGCCCGCATTGCCGTTCTTGCCGCGCAGCACGATGCCATCCACGCACAGGCCCACGCCGACACCCGTGCTCCAGGTGACATAAGCGCAGTGGTCCAGCCCCTGCAGTGCGCCCCAGCGGCGCTCGGCCACGAGCGCGGCCACCGCATCGTTCTGCACGTTCACGTTCTGCAGCACCTCGGCCAGCGGGGCCTGCAGCGGGATGCGCGTCCAGTCGTTGGGCAGCAGGCTGCGGTCGGCGCCCGGCAGGCCGCCGCAGATGTTGGGGGTGGAGACCTCGACCATGCCGTCCTGCAGGACGAAGGGCCCGCAGCTCGCCACGCCGGTGGACTGCAGCTGCGCGCGCGATATGCCGGCCTCGGCACAGGCCTCGTCCACCATGCGCAGGCACTGGCGCGCCAGCGCGTCGGGCGGCCCCTCCTTCACGGTCGGCTCGGTGCGGCGCGCCACGAGCGTTGCCCGGTCCGTTCCCGCGGGCGCCAGCGCCACCGCGACCTTCGTTCCCCCTATGTCGATACAAGCTCTCATCGCCACCTCGGTCGATCGGAAAAGGCGGCGCGCCATGCCGGCGCCCGCCGCGAAACATCGAGCCGGCAGTATGGAGGCAACCGGCGTGTCTGCAGTGTAGGCCGGGGGCGTCGCAGGTGCGGAATGCGGCCGCCATCGCAGCGCAAGGCCTGCCCGGAGATCACGCGGACTGCCAGCCACAGGCCGGTCCTGCCCCAGTTTCCTGCGAGTCCCCCGTGCAATCAGGCAGTCCTTGCATGCCGCACCCAATATTTCGTTTATAATCATTTTTATACTTAATCAATATTATTGCCATTGTCACCAAGGCGACAGATTAATAATTCCGTTGTATTCTCTGGCTGCAAGAAATGGCAGCGAATCCACGATGCATTACCAGAAAAATCAAAAAATACCAATGGGCATTGACTGAAAATCCACGCCTCCGAATCGATGCATGTGCGTGCTATCGGTCCGCGAGGTGTTTTTCTTGTGAACCGCATCTACCGGCCACTCCGGCATTTCGACTCGACTCGCCGTGATACGCACCATGTGTTGTCAAAAAATCATTCCACCTCCTGATTCGACAGACGCTCCAGCCAGGGATACTGCAGTCGCGCATCCTGAATCCGCAGCTCACTGACACACGCCGACGCTATCTGCCGGGGAAACCTCCACTCACCCCGATACCCGACATCAAAAGCTTTGGCAGTTATTTCTCGGATTTCCCCCATTGCCTGGCGACCCCTCAAAACCTACCGCACATGCATTTAATTCAATCCCGCCTTGCCACGGTGACGTACCTGTTTCTTGTTTGCTCATCCCTGGCGGGATCGCCCGCGGCCATGGCCGCGAATTCCGGGATACCGGTCCGCTTGGCCGTAGGAGCCAAGGCAGCGCCCGCATTCTCCCCGGCAGCGGCACCGGATTTACGCCCGGTGGTACTGGTTTCGAAGTCCGTCCCCGCCACGGCTCGTGCCGTCAAGGCTTCAGACAGGGATCCGCACTACATCACCCGAAACGGCACGCACTTCACATACAGGTGCCACGTTCCCTACACCCTTCCGGGCCAGGTGGCAGCCATCGAGGTCTGCGAAATCGAGCCAGTGGATCTGGAAATCCTGTCGTGGCCGGAAACAGAGGTGATCCACATCATTCAGGGCATGGTGACCGTCACCGGAACAGATGGCTTGGGCAAGACCTACTCGGCCGGAGACATCATCGTGCTGCCTCAAGGATTCAAGGGTACGTGGAGGCAGACCCGGAAGCTCCTCAAGGTCGCCGTACGGCAGCCGCTGTATTGGAAGGAATGAAGGTGCCCTGCCAGGAAACAGCAGCATGACGGTGGCTCGTTCACACAACGCCGTCCCACGCAGACCCGTCCATATCGGAGCGGCCTGCTACGCGGCGGGACCGCTGGTGCCTCTCGAAGAAGCGATCAGCGACGAGGCCATGCGGGCCAGGCTGCGCAATCCGAACCACGGTTCAGACACGTTCCCCCAGTGGGACCACGACATCGCCGATCTGGCGGAATCTGCCATCACTCAGTGCTTGACATCGGCCGGCCGGCAGGCATCGCAAATCGACGCCGTCTTCCTCACATCCAACGGGCTGGACGCCCGGGACAACCTGGATGGAAGCTGGCTGGGCGTCCTGGATGCCCGCCTGGACCTTTGCCATGCTCCGCACTACCAGTTGGGCATGGCTGGATGCGCGGGCTTTCACTGGGCCGCGAAGCTCGCAACGGGCCTGATCGAATCGGGACAGTGCGATCACATTCTTGTCGCCAGTTTCGACAAGGCACAGGACGGATTGCAACGCCTCTACGCGGAGAACCCGGACTTCCCCTACCTCACCGGCGATGCGGCCGCAGCATGCATCTTCAGCAGTTCTCCGGCATCACTGGATTACCGACTGGTCGGGCGCATCATCAACAAGTGGGATGGACGACAAGCCATCCGGACGTCCTTCAAAGAAGAAATCCGCTGCATTGCCCGCCTTATCGAAGATACCCTCGAAAGCGCGGCGATGCGTGCCGACGAGATAGACCTGCTCATCTCCAACAACTATTCGCTCGACATCAGCCGCCTCTACTGCCAGATCGCCGGGCTGGACTATGCGAAGGCATTCACGCACACCATCGGCAGCCACGCGCATTGTTTCGGCTCGGACAACCTCATCAACCTCCATCACGCCGGTCGCCTGACAACGGTCGGCACAGGCCAGAAAACCATGCTTTTCAGTGCCGGCCCGTTCCAGTGGGGCGCCTGCGTCCTCGAAAGAACCAACGTTTTCGGGGAGGGTGCATGACCAATGTGATGCACCGGCTTTCGGAAATCGTGCGTCGGCAGCCTCGAGCTGCAGCGCTCATCTCCGATGCACAAACGGTCAGCTACCAGGACCTGGGCGTGCGCATTGCAGAAATCGCCCGATCGATCGACATCTGGTTCCTGACGCACCTCGGCCGCGAAGCGGGCAGCAGCGACGCCATCGGCATCTGCATGGGAAAAAGCACCGATCTCTATGCGTCGATCCTGGCCATCCTCGCCACAGGCGCGAGCTATGTTCCTGTCGATCCCTTGCTCCCTGCGCAATTGCAGGCGCACATCCTGGAGACCTGCAGATGCAGGCTGGTTCTGGCGGCGCCCGACACCCGGCTCCCGGTCTCCGGGGTATGCGTTGCCCCGCCTGGCGAAGCCGCCGACAGCCATCCATCGCAGTCCGCAGCGTGGGCATTCCCATGTCGTGCAACGGGGCAGGACCGCTGCTACACCATCTTCACGTCCGGATCCACCGGGCGCCCGAAAGGCGTGCAAATCCGGCACGACGGCGTACTGCACCTCGTCGACTGGATGCTCCGCGAGATAGCGCTGAAGGAATCCCATCGGGTACTGCAGTACTCCACGATCAACTTCGACGCCTCGGTACTGGACATCTTCCCTGCGCTCCTGGCAGGTGCCACCCTCTGCATTCCCCGCGACGACCAGCGGCTGTCCGCCACCGGGCTCGCGGAGTTCTGCGCGCGCCACAGGATCCATCAGGCGTTCCTGCCGCCGGCCATGCTCTCCGTGCTCGACCCGCAGCAGTTCCCGACCCTGGAGACCCTGCTCACGGGCGGAGAAGCCTGCAGTCCTGCGGTAATCCAGGCGTGGGCGGCGGAGCGGCGGTTCTACAACCTCTACGGCCCCACGGAGTGCACTGTCCTCGTGGCGTTCAAGCGCATGGAGGCATGTCAGGCGCGGACCAACATCGGGCAGGCTATCGACGGCGCACGGTTGCATGTCCTGGATGAACAGATGCAGCCGGCAGTTCGGGGAGAACTGCACGTCGCCGGCCCGATGGTGTCACAGGGGTACATGGGCGACTCTCTGGCGACCACGCGGAAGTTCGTCCTTTGCCCCGAAGTGGATGAAGGCCGCCTCTACAAAACCGGAGATATCGTCGAACGGGATGCCTGCGGCGATCTTCATTTCCTGGGACGTCTGGACCGGCAGGTGAAGGTCCGAGGATTTCGCGTGGAACTCGAGGAAGTCGAAGGCGCCCTGGTGCAGTCGGGGTGTCTGCAGGCGGCGGTCAGGCTGTCGCCGGACGGGCAGCTGGTCGCCTATGTCGTGCTGCCGCCGCAGATAGGGCTGGACGCACTGCGCCAGCAGCTTGCCCAGTATTTGAGCGACTACAAGGTCCCGCAGTGCTTCATACCGATACAGCAGCTTCCCCTCAAGGCCAGCGGCAAAGTAGATTTCGATGCCCTGCCAGCCACCACGCCACGGCTTGCGGCGGGTGCTTCCAGCCGGCCCTGCGAACCCATCCTGTCCCTCTGGGAGGAAATCCTGGATCTCCCGCAGGGTTCGCTGGATGCCCATTCCGACTTCCAGGAGGCCGGCGGGACCTCCATCAAGGCGATCCGCCTGCTGAGCGCCATCGAGGAACGCTTCGGAGTGCGCATCCGGTTCTCGGAGTTCCTCGATAACCCCACGCCCCATTTTCTGTACAACGCGATACCTCATCCATGACAACGCCCCTGCTCCCCCAGCTGAACCACATTGGCCTGACAGTCCACAGCATCGCGGACACGATTGCCTTCTATCGACAGATCACCACGGTCGAAATCTACGAGGAGCCGGTCCACATCAGCGGCGACGGAGTGGGGCAGATCATTCGGGTCGAGAAGCCGGATTACCACTCGTGCATGGCCCGCATAGGCCAGCGCAATTTCGAACTCATCGAACACCACTCCTCCAAGGGGCGGCATCTCCTGGCATCCCACAGCGACGTCTGCGGCATCCATCTCGCGTTCATGGTCGAGGACATCGAAGGCGTTTTCCAACGGGTGAAGGCGCTGGGCATCGACCCCACCACGCCGGAGCCCTACACGGCCCACGAGCTGGGAGGCTACAAGGCATTTTTCTTCCGGGACCTCAATGGTGTCCAGGTCGAAATCGGACAAGTCCACTAACGCACGGAATCAACATGCAAGTCATCCAATGCACCCTGGAACAACTCGACGTTCTGGCAGGCCTGTTCAACGACTACCGGATCTTCTACGAACAGGAAGACGACCTCGCGGCCTCTCGTTCCTTCATCCAGTCCAACCTCGAGAAAGAACGCTCGAAGATCTTTCTGCTGCTCGACGGGGACCGCAATCCCGTCGGCTTCTCGCAGCTCTATCCGGCCACATGCTCTCTGGCCATGCGGCCCTATTACTACCTTTCGGATCTCTACATCGCCAAGGCCGCGCGGCAGCAAGGGTACGCGCGATACCTGATGAACTACATCACCGACCACTTCGCGCGCGAAGGCGCCCAGCGATTGACGCTGGACACCGCCACGACCAACCAGATCGCCCAGCGCCTTTATGAATCCTTGGGATATGAGCGGGAGGAGGTCTACATCACCTATCACCAGATGCTCAAGCGCCCGGCCGCGTAAGCATTCCGCACCCGCAAGGGGCGCTGGTTGCCTCCCGTGCTCCAGCAGGTAAAGCCAGATGAGAAGACGGCGAGGATTCGCCGGCCCTTCAGCCAGCGGCCAGTGCAGGTTATTGCGCGAGCCGGCGGCAATCGAACACGAATTGCAGATGCGCAGGAAGTGCCATGAATACGAGCGATGGGCAAGAAGCCGAAGACATACTCGACCTCATCGGGATCGGTATAGGTCCGTTCAATCTGGGTCTGGCAGCGCTGCTGCACCCCATCGATGCCGTGAAGGCGCGATTTTTTGACACCAGGGACACATTCGTCTGGCATGAAGGACTGCTGCTGGATAACTGCTACCTCCAGGTTCCTTTCATGGCGGACCTGGTCACCATGGTCGATCCCACCAGCCCCTTCAGCTTTCTCAACTACCTGAAGGAGCACGGGCGCCTCTACCAGTTCTACTTCTACGAGAGGTTCCACATCGCCCGCACGGAGTACAGCAGGTACTGCCGATGGGTTGCCGAACAGCTCTGCAGCCTGCGGTTCTCGATGGAAGTCGTGGACATCGAGGCACGGGATTCGCTGTTCCGCGTGACGGTAAGGAACACGGCGACCCGGGCACTCTCGAGGCATCTCGCGAAGAACATCGTCCTGGGCGTAGGCACGGTCCCTTCGACGCCGGATGCACTTTCGGCCCTGCTGAACGGTACGGATTTCATCCACTCGTCGCAGTACGCCTTCGCCAAGCCCCATCTGCATGCGAAGCGGAGCATCACGGTCATAGGGGGCGGGCAAAGCGCCGCAGAATGCTTCCTGGACCTGCTGGAAGGCCAGAAGCAGTTCGGATACGAACTGAACTGGCTCACCCGTGGCAGCGGCTTTCTCCCGATGGAGTACTCGAAGCTGGGACTGGAGCATTTCTCGCCGGACTACATCGAGCATTTTTTCGGACTGCACGAGGCGAAGCGCAAGGAAATACTCTCGAAGCAGGGCCACTGGTACAAGGGCATCTCGTTCAGCACCATCGCGGCCATCTACGACCGCATGTACGAGCGATCGGCGGACGGCGCGGAAACAGGCACTGTCCTGCAGGCCCGGAGCGAGCTTCTCGCAGCATCCGGCACCCGCAACGGCTGGAAGCTTTCATTCCGGCACCTCGATCTCCAGGAAAATTTCGAGCTCCATACCGAGGCCGTGGTGCTGGGGTCGGGCTACCGGTATGTGTTCCCCCCCTGCATGGACAGCCTCAAGCCCTTGCTCGCCTTCGACGGGCAAGGCCGCCCGGCCGTTCGGCGCGACTACACGCTGGAGGCCAGGTGGACCGGTTCCGGCCGGATCTTCGTCCAGAACGCTGAAATGCACACCCACGGTATCGCCGCTCCGGATCTCGGACTCGGAGCCCATCGCAATGCCGCCATCGTCAACGGCCTGCTGGGGTTCCCGCGCTACCCCACATCCCGCAAGACCGCCTTCCAGACCTTCGGCATCGAAGATCGCTGGAAGGACGAAGCATCCAGCCGGCAGCCCACCATGGCAGGCACAGCATCATGAACAAACCTCTCGATTTCACCCTCCCGGCACCGCAGGACATCGGCGGTCCCCTTGAACCCACTCCTCAGCGCCGGTTCCAGCAGGGAGTGGAACTGAGGAACCAGGAGCGTCTGGAATCGGAGGTGCGGTCCTACCCGCGGCGCTTTCCCATGGCAATCCGCAGGGCCCAGGGAGCCATCGTTGAAGACACGCTGGGCCAGCGCTATCTGGATTGCCTGGCCGGAGCCGGAGCACTGGCACTCGGGCACAACCACCCCGAGGTGACAGGAGCGGTGGTGGCGGCGATCCAGTCGGGCATTCCCCAGCAGGCACTTGACGTGGCGACACCTTCCAAGGACGCGCTCATACAGGAAATTATGGGATTTCTTCCTGCCAGCTTCGCCCAGGACTCCTGCATTCAGTTCTGCGGTCCGTCGGGATCGGACGCCGTGGAGGCTGCCATCAAACTGGCGAAGCAATGCACGGGACGCCACAACATCGCCGCGTTCCATGGCGCCTACCATGGCATGACGAACGGTGCGCAGGCCCTGATGGGCAACCTGGGTGCGAAGCAGCGGCGCACCGGGCTGATGCCCGATGTGCATTTCTTCCCATTTCCCTACGGCCTGCGCTGCAAGTTCGGCCTCGGCGGAGAGGCCGGTGAACGGGCATCGATCAGGTACATCGAATCCGTGCTGCACGACCAGGAAAGCGGTATGGTCAAGCCCGCCGCCATGATTCTGGAACCCATTCAGGGCGAAGGAGGGGTTCTACCGGCCTCGGACTATTGGTTGCGGGAGATCCGACGCATCACATCCGAACTGGGTATCGTCCTCGTCTTCGACGAAATCCAGTGCGGAGTAGCTCGCTCCGGACGCCACTTCGCTTTCGAACACGCAGGCGTGGAACCGGACATCCTCGTGCTGTCGAAGGCTGTCGGGGGCGGGCTCCCCCTTTCGTGCCTGGTGTTCAAGAAGCGGTTCGACAACTGGACCCCGGGGGAGCACGCGGGCACCTTCCGGGGCACCCAGTGGGCCATGGTTGCCGGCACCAGAACATTGCAGATCATCCAGCGCGATGGCTTGGCCCTGAATGCGGACCGCATGGGAGCCAGCTTGAGCGGCAGGCTGGCAGCGCTACGGCAGGACCATCCATGTATTGCGGAAATCCGCGGCAAGGGTTTGATGCTGGGCATTGAAATCGTTGACCCGAAACGCGTGGATGCGCTGGGTCAACCGCTTGCCGACGGGCAGCGCGCGGCCCGGATTCAGGCCGCGGCCTTGCGGCATGGCCTGATGATAGAGAAGGGTGGACGGCATGGCGCGGTCTTGCGCTTTCTCCCCCCCTTGAACATCACGGATGATCAGATCGATTTCGCGGCCCGGGCCTTCACACACGCCATGCAGGCCACGGAGCAGGCACGGTGACGGAATCGTGGAAAGAGCACTTCATCCGGACGGGCTGCGGAGGTGCTGATCGTTATCGTGCCGTGATGGAGTCCTGCGTGGAGGAACTGTCGAGTCTTTTCGAGACTGCGGTGCGCCCCTATTCGGGCAGGGAGCCGTCCGATCTGCGCGAGCAGGTCTTCCTGCGTGACCTCGGAGTGCAAGCGGTAGCACCGCTGCAGCAGGTGATCCGGGAAGTACGCCAGGACATCGCTGCGCATGCAATCATCGTCCAGCACCCGCATTGCATCGCCCACCTGCACACGCCACCACTCCTGAGCGGCATCGCTGCGGAAAGCTTCATCGCGGCACAGAACCTTTCGATGGATTCTTGGGACCAATCGGGCTCCGCCACTTTTGTCGAGCAGCGGGTCGTGGACCACCTCTGCACACTGTTCGGATATCTCCCCGAGGCGGACGGTGTGTTTACCAGCGGAGGCACCCAGGGCAACATCATGGCCCTGCTCACGGCACGGGACTGGTTCCTGTGGACGCACCACGGGCACCGGGCCAGGCGTGACGGCATGCCCGATTTTTTCCCCAGGCTGAGGATCATCGCCTCGGCCAAGAGCCACTTCACGGTGGACAAGGCAGCCTTCATCATGGGGCTGGGACAGCGCGGCGTGGTGAAGGTGCGGACCGGAAACGACGGTGCCATGGACATGGAGGAGCTGGCATCAACGGTCGAGTCTCTGCGGCAGGAGGGTCTGATCCCCTTCGCCGTGGTGGGAACGGCGGGCACCACGGACCATGGCGCCATCGACGATCTGCAGCGCATCGGCGAAATCTCCCGGGCGCACGGCTTATGGTTCCATGTGGATGGCGCCTACGGCTCTGCCCTGGTGCTGGGCCGCCACAGGCACCGGCTCGCCGGTATCGAGCAGGCCGATTCGATGGTGGCCGATTTCCACAAGCTGTGGTTTCAGCCCGTGAGTTGCGGGGCCCTGCTGTTCCGCGAAGGGGAACGCTTCAGGCACCTGCTCTACCAGGCTGAATACCTGAACCGCGAGACCGATGATCTTCCCAACCTCGTGGACAAGACGATCTCCACGACGAGACGCTTCGACGCCTTGAAGGTCTACATGATGCTACGGGCGGTCGGCACCGAAGTGCTGGGAGAGATGATCGACCACCTGCTTGGACAGGCGCGCGAGGTTGCCGAGGCCATCCGACGCCGCAGGATGTTCGAGCTTCTGGCCGAGCCGAGCCTGACAACCATTCTTTTCAGGTACACCGGCCCCATGCCCGGTACTGATATCGACGCTTTCAACCGCAGGCTTCGCGCCGGACTTCTCAAGCACGGCATAGCCGTACTGGGGGAGACGACTGTCCAGCAGCGCGCTGCGCTGAAGCTGACTCTGCTGAACCCCTGCCTTGCCGCGGAGGACTTCGACAGCCTCCTGGACAACATTGCCGCCTTCGCAGCCCGCGTCTACAGCGAGTAGCCGAGCATCATCGCCACACCCGCCTCCTTGTTGGGGCGGCTGAAACTCTCGCGCGTCAGGCGGCCCACCGGGATGGAGATCTGGTCGTTCAGGAACCACTTCTTGTAGATGGGATCGATCTCGCGGCTGGTGTAGAGCTTGCCGAGCGTGCGGTCCACCACGGCCATGAGCGCGGTGTCGCTCTTGCGCACCATGATGGCGTAGGGCTCCACGGACAGCACGAAGTTGCTGAGCGCCAGGGCATCCTGCGCCTTGTTGCGGGCCACCAGGCCGAGCAGCAGCGAGTCATCCTGGGCGAACGCCTTCACCGTCCCGGCGCGCAGGGCCTTGAACGCCTCGTCGTTGTTGTCGAAGACCTTGACCGTGGCCTTCACCTCGTTCGCCGTGAGCTGGGTGAGCAGTTTCTCGGAGGTGGAGCCCTTGCTCACGGCCACCGTCATGCCGGCGAGGTCCTGCACCGTGTCGGCCTTGGTGCCCTTGGGCACGAGCACGCGGATGCCCGCCACGAACATGGTGGGGCCGAAGGCCACCCGCTCCTGCCGCGCCTTGGTGTTGGTGGTGGAACCGCATTCCAGGTCGATCTCCCCCGCTTCCAGCTTCGGGATGCGCTCGGCGGCGCTCACCGGGCGGTACTTGACCTCCAGGTCCTTGAGCTTGAGCGTGTTCTTGATGTCCTCGACCACCGCCTGGCAGAGGTCCACCGAATAGCCGGCCGCCTTGCCGCCGTTCTGGGCGTCCACGAACGAGAAGGGCCAGGCCGATTCGCGCACCCCCAGGGTGATGGTGCGGGTCTGCTGGATGCGGGCCATCGTGTCGGCAGGCGCCTGGGCCAGGGCGGGAGCGGAAAGGGCGGAAAAGGCCGCGGCGAGCGCCAGCAGCCGGAAAGAGCGGCGGATCATGGGAGAGGACCGGATCGAGGAGGAGGAGAAAGGGAAGGGAAAGGGACGGTGGCAAAAAGCGAGGCAATCACTGTGCCAGGGAAAAACGCCGTGCATGTGACGCCCTTGCCCGTGCTCAGATCCACCGGGCGATCAGGCTGGCCACCGCGCTGAGCAGCAGGGTGCTGGCCAGGGGCAGGTGCCACTCGCGCCCGAACAGGCGGAAATGGAAATCCCCCGGAAGGCGCCCCACGCCGAGCCGCTGCAGGAACGGCGCCAGCCCCTGGAGCAGCACCAGGGCGAGGAAGACGACGATCAGCCAGCGCAGCATGCCGCGAGTGTAGGTGCAGAGCCGGTTCGCCGCATCCCCCCGGTGCGCCGGGACAACGGATGGATGGGGCCGGGCGTTCCGTGGGCAGGAATGCTCTACAGCGAGCAGGCCGCTCGCAACTACCGCTGCACACCCCAGCGCCGCACCGTCAGCCGCTCCAGCGTCTGGAACCCCAGTCCTTCCACCAACAGGCCGATCAGGATCACGAGCACGAGGCCTGCGAACACCTTGTCGGTGTAGAGCTCGTTGCGGTTCTGGAAGATGTACCAGCCCAGGCCGCCCTGGCCCGACGAGGCGCCGAACACCAGTTCGGCCGCGATCAGCGTGCGCCAGGCGAAGGCCCAGCCGATCTTCAGGCCCGAGAGGATGGCGGGCAGCGCGGCCGGCACGAGGATCTGCAGCACGTAGCGGATGCCGGTCAGGCCATAGTTGCGGCCGGCCATGCGCAGCGTCTCGGGCACGGCCTGGAAGCCCGCATAGGTGTTGAGCGCCAGCGGCCACAGCACCGAATGGACCAGCACGAAGACGAGGCTGCCCTGCCCCAGCCCGAACCACAGCAGCGCCAGCGGCAGCAGCGCGACGGCCGGCAGCGGGTTGAACATGGAGGTGAGCGTGCCCAGCAGATCGCGCCCGAACTGCGTGGAGACGGCCAGCGTAGTCAGCACGAAGGCGCCCGCGATGCCGGCCAGGTAGCCCTTGAGCAGCACAGACAGCGAGATGGCCGTCTTCGCCACCAGCTCGCCCGACGCGAGGCCCTCGCCCAGCGCCCGTGCGGTCTGCAGGAAGGTGGGCAGCAGCAGGTCGTTGTCCTGCCAGCGCGCGGCCAGTTCCCACAGCACGGCCAGCACCGCCAGGATGGCGAGGCGGCGCACGGCACCCTGCTGCCACACGCGGGTGGCCCAGGGCAGCGGCTGTTCGGGGGCGATGCCGTCCAGCGGCGGCAGCACATGTTCGACGTCCGGCCGGTAGGGCGGCTCGCGGCGACCGGCCGTCGAAGCCACGGCATGCGCCGCCGCGGGATGGAGAGGGGTCGGCTGGGTCATACGGCGATCCGGAAGGGCAGCAGGGTGCCGGCGGGCTGCCGTCGCGCAGGCGCAGCGGCATGGGCGCCCGCGAGTCCGGGTGCGGCCGCATCGCCCCCTTCCGGGGCGGGTTCGTCGAACAGCAGGCGGTGGATGCGCTGCGCCGTGGCCTGAAATTCCGCGCCGCCCAGGCTGTTCAGATTGAATGGGTGGCTGTTGATCTCGGCGCGCAGCCGGCCCGGATGGGGCGAGAGGATGGCGACGCGGCTGCCCACCACCAGGGCCTCCTCGATGGAGTGGGTGACGAAGATCAGCGTGAAGCGGAACTCCTCCCGCAGCGCCAGCAGCTCTTCCTGCATGCGGCGGCGCGTGAGCGCGTCCAGCGCGGCGAAGGGCTCGTCCATCAGCAGCACGCGCGGCTGCATGGCGAGGGCGCGGGCGATGGCCACGCGCTGCTTCATGCCGCCCGAGAGCTGGTGCGGGTGCACGTCGGCGAACTTCGAGAGGCCCACCTTGTCCAGGTAGAGCGCCGCGCGGTCGGCGGCCTCGGCACGGCCCGTGCGGCGCGCGGCGAGCAGCGGGAACATCACGTTCTCGCGCACCGTCTTCCAGGGCGGCAACTGGTCGAACTCCTGGAAGACGACCACGCGGTCCGGGCCGGGCTTCGTCACCGCTTTTCCGTCCAGCAGGATGCGCCCTTCGCTCGGCGCGATGAAGCCCGCGATGGATTTGAGCAGCGTGGACTTGCCGCAGCCCGAGGCGCCGAGCAGCACCAGCCGCTCGCCCTCGTGCACGTCGAAGCCCACGCGGTGCGTGGCGCGCACGGCGCGCTGCGGCGTGCGGTAGTCGATGCTCACGCCGTCCACCCGCAGCAACGGCGGCGCGGAGGCGGGGAGCGGGCGCACGGGGCCGGACACGGAAGCGGGCACCGACGCGAGCGCACGTGCCCGGACAGGCGCAGGCGCCGACGGGGGATCTGCCAGCGTGCCTTCCGCTCCTCGGGGCTCGGACCAGAGGCCGCCGCCACCCATCTCGTCCCGCACCCGCGCCAGCAGCGCGGAAGAAAAGCTTCCCATGCGTTTCATGCTGCGTCTCCCGGAATCGCCACCGGTCAGCTGCCGCGTGCGGTCAGCGCGTCGTCGAAGAAGTAATCCTTGAGCGCTTCGGGCTTGTTCTTGATCGCGCCCACGCGGTGCAGGAACTGGCCCAGGCCGAGCGTGTTCTCGGGCTGCACCTTGAACTGCACCTCGGGGTTCCGGATGATCTTGAGCAGCAGCGCACGGTCGGTTTTCGCGCCCGTCACCTTCAGGTAGATGTCGGCGGCCTTTTCGGGGTTGGCGGCGACGAACTGGGCCGCGTCATGAAGCCCGGCGAGGAAGGCCTGGTAGGTCTTGGGGCTCTCCTTGCGGAATTTCTCGGTGGCGTAGAGCACCGTGGCGGACGCGGGGCCGCCCAGCACGTCGTAGGAGTTGAGCACGATCC comes from the Paracidovorax avenae ATCC 19860 genome and includes:
- a CDS encoding lysine N(6)-hydroxylase/L-ornithine N(5)-oxygenase family protein; protein product: MNTSDGQEAEDILDLIGIGIGPFNLGLAALLHPIDAVKARFFDTRDTFVWHEGLLLDNCYLQVPFMADLVTMVDPTSPFSFLNYLKEHGRLYQFYFYERFHIARTEYSRYCRWVAEQLCSLRFSMEVVDIEARDSLFRVTVRNTATRALSRHLAKNIVLGVGTVPSTPDALSALLNGTDFIHSSQYAFAKPHLHAKRSITVIGGGQSAAECFLDLLEGQKQFGYELNWLTRGSGFLPMEYSKLGLEHFSPDYIEHFFGLHEAKRKEILSKQGHWYKGISFSTIAAIYDRMYERSADGAETGTVLQARSELLAASGTRNGWKLSFRHLDLQENFELHTEAVVLGSGYRYVFPPCMDSLKPLLAFDGQGRPAVRRDYTLEARWTGSGRIFVQNAEMHTHGIAAPDLGLGAHRNAAIVNGLLGFPRYPTSRKTAFQTFGIEDRWKDEASSRQPTMAGTAS
- a CDS encoding diaminobutyrate--2-oxoglutarate transaminase family protein, giving the protein MNKPLDFTLPAPQDIGGPLEPTPQRRFQQGVELRNQERLESEVRSYPRRFPMAIRRAQGAIVEDTLGQRYLDCLAGAGALALGHNHPEVTGAVVAAIQSGIPQQALDVATPSKDALIQEIMGFLPASFAQDSCIQFCGPSGSDAVEAAIKLAKQCTGRHNIAAFHGAYHGMTNGAQALMGNLGAKQRRTGLMPDVHFFPFPYGLRCKFGLGGEAGERASIRYIESVLHDQESGMVKPAAMILEPIQGEGGVLPASDYWLREIRRITSELGIVLVFDEIQCGVARSGRHFAFEHAGVEPDILVLSKAVGGGLPLSCLVFKKRFDNWTPGEHAGTFRGTQWAMVAGTRTLQIIQRDGLALNADRMGASLSGRLAALRQDHPCIAEIRGKGLMLGIEIVDPKRVDALGQPLADGQRAARIQAAALRHGLMIEKGGRHGAVLRFLPPLNITDDQIDFAARAFTHAMQATEQAR
- a CDS encoding pyridoxal phosphate-dependent decarboxylase family protein, which encodes MTESWKEHFIRTGCGGADRYRAVMESCVEELSSLFETAVRPYSGREPSDLREQVFLRDLGVQAVAPLQQVIREVRQDIAAHAIIVQHPHCIAHLHTPPLLSGIAAESFIAAQNLSMDSWDQSGSATFVEQRVVDHLCTLFGYLPEADGVFTSGGTQGNIMALLTARDWFLWTHHGHRARRDGMPDFFPRLRIIASAKSHFTVDKAAFIMGLGQRGVVKVRTGNDGAMDMEELASTVESLRQEGLIPFAVVGTAGTTDHGAIDDLQRIGEISRAHGLWFHVDGAYGSALVLGRHRHRLAGIEQADSMVADFHKLWFQPVSCGALLFREGERFRHLLYQAEYLNRETDDLPNLVDKTISTTRRFDALKVYMMLRAVGTEVLGEMIDHLLGQAREVAEAIRRRRMFELLAEPSLTTILFRYTGPMPGTDIDAFNRRLRAGLLKHGIAVLGETTVQQRAALKLTLLNPCLAAEDFDSLLDNIAAFAARVYSE
- a CDS encoding amino acid ABC transporter substrate-binding protein, with amino-acid sequence MIRRSFRLLALAAAFSALSAPALAQAPADTMARIQQTRTITLGVRESAWPFSFVDAQNGGKAAGYSVDLCQAVVEDIKNTLKLKDLEVKYRPVSAAERIPKLEAGEIDLECGSTTNTKARQERVAFGPTMFVAGIRVLVPKGTKADTVQDLAGMTVAVSKGSTSEKLLTQLTANEVKATVKVFDNNDEAFKALRAGTVKAFAQDDSLLLGLVARNKAQDALALSNFVLSVEPYAIMVRKSDTALMAVVDRTLGKLYTSREIDPIYKKWFLNDQISIPVGRLTRESFSRPNKEAGVAMMLGYSL
- a CDS encoding DUF2905 domain-containing protein, with protein sequence MLRWLIVVFLALVLLQGLAPFLQRLGVGRLPGDFHFRLFGREWHLPLASTLLLSAVASLIARWI